A window of the Terriglobia bacterium genome harbors these coding sequences:
- a CDS encoding MFS transporter, translating into MRRVLQHRGLKLIFAANLVSMIGSGMNTAAVTWFILQATHSEMSLGALVVLQTIPAMLMLPFTGVIIDREDRRRLVMLLDAGRGLVIAVVAVLAFTHRVQLWHLYAMGMLVAAGFWMFWPTITALIQELAPESEFVGANTMLLAGLQGGWMIAGALVGFVYEHIHLGGVLAIDVTTYVVSLLCYFAVRKGRVVVAVQRELPPDVAQGSWRHFLHELHEGILYLRGRRYIVLLGISWALFIAGMLTQGVATAPLSDRILHAGAKGYGWLNAGWAIGAVSSALYVPSVIRWLRGRRAVAWAMALLACSLTLAPYSRVLPIAVLCYIVMGSGRGVGGVGISSSMMEMVPKHFMGRVQNTFYFLGTLLQLVTSLTVGAVAHHISLALGFAIIGLMYAVAALTAGWPVAAPAKIPSDSVAESAEA; encoded by the coding sequence ATGCGCCGTGTTCTGCAACATCGCGGGCTGAAGCTCATATTCGCCGCCAACCTGGTCTCCATGATCGGCAGCGGGATGAACACCGCCGCGGTCACCTGGTTCATCCTCCAGGCGACTCATTCGGAGATGAGCCTGGGCGCGCTGGTCGTATTGCAGACCATCCCGGCCATGCTCATGCTTCCCTTCACCGGCGTTATCATCGACCGCGAGGACAGGCGACGGCTGGTGATGCTGCTCGACGCCGGCCGCGGCCTGGTCATCGCCGTGGTGGCGGTGCTGGCGTTCACTCACCGGGTCCAGCTGTGGCATCTGTACGCCATGGGCATGCTGGTGGCCGCCGGGTTCTGGATGTTCTGGCCCACCATCACTGCCCTGATCCAGGAGCTGGCTCCCGAATCCGAATTCGTGGGCGCCAACACCATGCTGCTGGCCGGCCTGCAAGGCGGCTGGATGATCGCCGGCGCGCTGGTCGGATTCGTGTATGAGCACATCCACCTGGGCGGCGTGCTGGCCATCGACGTCACCACCTACGTCGTTTCCCTGCTGTGCTACTTCGCCGTGCGCAAGGGCAGAGTCGTCGTGGCGGTCCAGCGCGAGCTGCCCCCGGATGTCGCCCAGGGATCCTGGAGACACTTCCTGCACGAACTGCACGAGGGCATCCTCTACTTGCGCGGGAGGCGGTACATCGTGCTGCTGGGGATCTCGTGGGCGTTGTTCATTGCCGGCATGCTGACCCAGGGCGTGGCTACCGCGCCGCTCAGCGACCGCATCCTGCACGCGGGGGCGAAGGGCTATGGCTGGCTGAATGCGGGATGGGCGATCGGGGCCGTTAGCAGCGCGCTGTACGTCCCATCGGTCATCCGCTGGCTGCGCGGCCGCCGCGCTGTGGCCTGGGCTATGGCACTGCTGGCGTGCAGCCTCACGCTTGCGCCTTACTCTCGCGTGCTTCCCATCGCGGTCCTCTGTTACATCGTGATGGGCTCGGGGCGCGGCGTTGGCGGCGTCGGCATCTCCTCCAGCATGATGGAGATGGTCCCCAAGCACTTCATGGGACGGGTGCAGAACACGTTCTACTTTCTGGGCACGCTGCTGCAACTGGTCACCAGCCTGACCGTGGGTGCGGTGGCGCACCATATCTCGCTGGCCCTGGGGTTCGCCATCATCGGGCTCATGTACGCCGTCGCCGCGCTGACCGCCGGTTGGCCGGTCGCTGCGCCGGCGAAGATCCCATCCGATTCTGTCGCCGAGTCGGCCGAAGCCTAA
- a CDS encoding tetratricopeptide repeat protein, translating to MKVNLLPALLLFLLTIPAQAQIQSILIPAGTPEDQAIQTITKEPDEAKRLTMWEEFVATYATNPAAVAYGNSQIAQYYLSATQPDKAMAYGDKAMSAVPNNLEIIMSQTVAAQQSKDGAKILHYAGLGGKAIDGIKKTPPPQGVAAVDWAAARDAQRQQVQQQYEFFEGAAYNAVAMEQDPTTRVRFAGEYTESFPGGHYADQVHQLAITSLLQLKDFAGVSKYGEKALLANPDNVATLSLLAFALAEDPSPKNPYLSKAMEHARKAIELGNADAPDTDRAIKLSVGLAHEALGYAMMKQEKTAAAIPEFKSANALLKDDPGSHERVLFRTGYAYAKLKRYPEAREALNQAIAMKGPYEKMAKETLAIVNAPGKAH from the coding sequence ATGAAAGTGAATCTTCTGCCAGCCTTATTGCTGTTTCTCCTCACCATCCCTGCCCAGGCGCAGATCCAGAGCATCCTCATTCCGGCCGGAACGCCCGAGGACCAGGCCATCCAGACGATCACGAAGGAGCCCGACGAAGCCAAGCGGCTGACGATGTGGGAGGAATTCGTGGCCACGTACGCAACGAACCCGGCGGCGGTTGCCTACGGCAATTCGCAGATCGCGCAGTATTACCTGTCCGCCACCCAGCCGGACAAGGCGATGGCGTACGGCGACAAGGCCATGTCCGCCGTGCCCAATAATCTCGAGATCATCATGTCGCAGACCGTGGCAGCGCAACAATCGAAGGACGGCGCCAAGATCCTGCACTACGCGGGGCTGGGTGGAAAAGCGATCGACGGCATCAAGAAAACGCCGCCGCCGCAGGGCGTCGCCGCGGTAGACTGGGCGGCCGCGCGCGACGCGCAGCGCCAGCAGGTGCAGCAACAGTACGAGTTCTTCGAAGGCGCCGCCTACAATGCTGTCGCGATGGAGCAGGATCCAACGACACGCGTGCGCTTCGCGGGGGAGTACACGGAATCCTTCCCCGGCGGCCACTACGCCGATCAGGTGCACCAGTTGGCCATTACTTCACTGCTCCAGCTCAAGGATTTCGCAGGTGTCTCGAAGTACGGTGAAAAGGCGCTTTTGGCCAATCCCGACAATGTAGCCACGCTCTCGTTGCTGGCGTTTGCGCTGGCAGAAGACCCATCTCCGAAGAATCCGTATCTCAGTAAAGCTATGGAGCATGCGCGCAAGGCGATCGAGCTGGGCAACGCCGACGCGCCGGATACGGACCGTGCGATCAAGCTCTCTGTCGGGCTGGCGCATGAAGCTCTCGGCTACGCGATGATGAAACAGGAGAAGACGGCGGCAGCGATCCCCGAGTTCAAGAGTGCCAACGCGCTACTCAAGGATGATCCCGGCTCGCATGAAAGGGTGCTCTTCCGAACGGGCTACGCCTATGCCAAGCTGAAGCGATACCCGGAAGCACGCGAGGCGCTGAATCAAGCCATTGCCATGAAGGGTCCGTACGAGAAAATGGCTAAGGAAACGTTGGCGATAGTGAATGCACCGGGCAAGGCACACTGA
- a CDS encoding porin family protein, which translates to MSFRRILFALLATVLLAGLAVAQDQTPPKVEIFAGYSFLHVGDVNAPDNNIDAGWGTSVTYNFHPHVGISGDFGGHYSDTSNIGTIMFGPKFTLYNGEVARPFVHALFGLARVSPSGLGTDNTFGVALGGGLDLKVHRNVAIRVIEVDWMHANPEFLGVSEDINAARIRAGLVFLLGGGPPPAPPTASCSVQPSEVFAGEPVRATVTPGGFNPKHTVDINWTATGNAKVAGKETASVDTKGLNPGAYTLTANVTDPKDKKATASCNTSFRVKERPKNPPQVSCSANPATVQSGTPSTITCSCSSPDNSADYPVSASITNWSASAGKAMGSGNSATLDTAGAPAGPISVSATCTDSRGLSSNGTANVSVENPPPPPQASKLNECTYTNKAKPARVDNACKAALDDYALRLQRDADAKGVIVGNKGAKEKAKNLPGQRAANVKEYMAKEKGIDPARLETRSGSADSATTEQWIVPAGATFNAPGTQPVAEKATPAKPAKKAAKKPAAEAPKKQ; encoded by the coding sequence ATGTCATTCCGTCGAATCCTTTTTGCACTCTTGGCGACTGTGCTGCTAGCAGGCTTGGCAGTCGCGCAGGACCAGACGCCGCCCAAGGTAGAGATTTTTGCTGGGTACTCATTCCTTCATGTTGGGGATGTCAACGCCCCCGACAACAACATCGACGCCGGTTGGGGAACGAGCGTCACCTATAACTTCCATCCCCACGTGGGCATTAGCGGCGATTTCGGAGGCCACTACTCGGACACATCGAATATCGGCACGATCATGTTCGGGCCGAAATTCACTCTGTACAACGGGGAAGTCGCGCGCCCGTTCGTGCACGCCCTGTTTGGACTGGCGCGTGTCTCTCCCAGCGGCCTCGGGACCGATAACACATTCGGCGTGGCCCTCGGCGGGGGCCTGGACCTGAAGGTACACCGCAACGTCGCCATTCGCGTGATCGAGGTAGATTGGATGCACGCCAACCCCGAATTCCTCGGGGTTTCGGAAGACATTAATGCGGCTCGCATCCGCGCCGGTCTGGTGTTCCTGCTGGGTGGCGGCCCGCCTCCCGCTCCGCCGACCGCATCCTGCTCCGTTCAGCCCTCGGAGGTGTTTGCCGGTGAGCCGGTGCGCGCCACGGTCACTCCCGGCGGATTCAACCCCAAGCACACAGTCGACATCAACTGGACAGCGACCGGCAACGCGAAGGTCGCGGGCAAGGAAACGGCCAGCGTCGATACCAAGGGCCTGAACCCCGGCGCCTACACCCTGACGGCGAACGTTACCGACCCAAAGGACAAGAAGGCGACCGCGAGCTGCAACACCTCCTTTCGAGTGAAGGAGCGTCCGAAGAACCCGCCGCAGGTTTCCTGCTCCGCGAATCCGGCGACGGTGCAGTCGGGGACGCCCTCGACCATCACCTGCTCGTGCAGCAGCCCGGACAACAGCGCCGATTACCCGGTGTCAGCCAGCATCACAAACTGGTCGGCCAGCGCGGGCAAGGCGATGGGCAGCGGCAACAGCGCGACGCTGGACACCGCGGGCGCGCCTGCGGGCCCGATCTCGGTCAGCGCGACCTGCACCGACAGCCGCGGCCTGAGCAGCAATGGCACGGCCAACGTGTCGGTGGAGAACCCGCCACCACCACCGCAGGCCAGCAAGCTGAACGAGTGCACCTACACCAACAAGGCCAAGCCGGCGCGCGTGGATAACGCCTGCAAGGCCGCCTTGGACGACTACGCGCTTCGCTTGCAGCGTGATGCCGATGCCAAGGGCGTCATCGTGGGCAACAAGGGCGCCAAGGAAAAGGCCAAGAACCTGCCCGGTCAGCGTGCCGCCAACGTCAAGGAGTACATGGCGAAGGAGAAGGGCATCGATCCGGCACGGCTCGAGACCCGTTCCGGCAGCGCGGACTCCGCGACCACCGAACAGTGGATCGTGCCTGCGGGCGCTACCTTCAATGCGCCTGGAACCCAGCCTGTGGCCGAGAAAGCGACCCCGGCGAAGCCTGCGAAGAAGGCTGCCAAGAAGCCTGCTGCGGAGGCTCCCAAGAAGCAGTAA
- a CDS encoding transcriptional regulator: MGPDGGDVRSLTYDPRNPDRIILGTSSGKLFVSTDNGRSWSRFAQLGGGDDLVLDHVVFDSARPGTMYVAAWSVETSERGELFRSRDDGRTWETIPAMHGKSIRAFALAAGHPETMVAGALDGVYRSEDAGQTWRKITPEHHAELKNFESVAIDPADPKVIYAGTWHLPWKTTNGGATWTNIKKGIIDDSDVFSIIIDPNQPSVVYASACSGIYKSENAGDLFHKIQGIPFSARRTRVLKQDPNDRNVVYAGTTEGLWRTVDAGKTWKRVSSANVIVNDVLVDPRRSSRVLLATDRGGVLASDDAAQTFSASNRGFVHRQVAALLLDRSDSRTIYAGVLNDKEFGGVFRSHDGGQSWMQSSEGLEGRDVFALRQAEDGALLAGTNSGVFMLDRAAHSWRPASVAITEKIVTTPARKGVKARTTKQTLVTELRARVASIETTSNKWFAATSAGLFSSTDRGQSWYGGPVLSSQNFVSVAVRRNMVAAATARSVVVSLDKGSTWYAAKLPAYVTQVSGLAIDGDSHMWLAAREGAFRSDDGGDTWDHVMAGLPAKHVYSFVSDDDGSRLLATAAGQSFESRDGGRSWHSFGELGYSVRALSLGWGRVLAATDFDGVIAPPEPARVVVRETGAGGSSE, translated from the coding sequence CTGGGTCCCGACGGGGGCGACGTCCGCAGCCTGACCTACGACCCCCGCAACCCTGACCGGATCATCCTGGGGACCAGTTCGGGCAAGCTGTTCGTCTCCACCGACAACGGCAGGAGCTGGTCGCGATTCGCACAGCTAGGCGGCGGCGACGATCTCGTCCTCGACCACGTCGTCTTCGATTCGGCGCGTCCGGGCACGATGTACGTGGCCGCATGGAGCGTCGAGACCAGCGAGCGCGGCGAGCTGTTCCGCTCACGCGATGACGGGCGCACCTGGGAAACGATTCCGGCCATGCACGGGAAGAGCATCCGGGCCTTCGCCCTCGCCGCCGGACATCCGGAGACCATGGTCGCGGGCGCGCTCGACGGCGTGTACCGCAGTGAAGACGCGGGCCAGACCTGGCGCAAGATCACGCCCGAGCACCACGCCGAGCTGAAGAATTTTGAATCGGTCGCGATCGATCCGGCCGATCCCAAGGTCATCTACGCCGGCACCTGGCACCTGCCGTGGAAAACCACTAACGGCGGCGCCACCTGGACCAACATCAAGAAGGGCATCATCGACGACTCCGACGTGTTCTCCATCATCATCGATCCAAACCAGCCGTCGGTCGTGTATGCCAGCGCCTGCTCGGGCATCTACAAGAGCGAAAACGCCGGCGACCTGTTTCACAAGATCCAGGGCATCCCCTTCTCGGCGCGGCGCACACGCGTGCTCAAGCAGGACCCGAACGACCGCAACGTGGTCTACGCGGGCACAACCGAGGGCCTTTGGAGAACCGTCGACGCGGGCAAGACCTGGAAGCGCGTGAGCTCCGCCAACGTCATCGTCAACGACGTGCTGGTGGATCCGCGGCGCTCCTCGCGCGTATTGCTGGCGACGGACCGTGGCGGCGTGCTGGCCAGCGACGACGCTGCCCAGACGTTCTCGGCGTCCAATCGCGGCTTCGTGCATCGCCAGGTCGCGGCCCTGTTGCTCGACCGCAGCGACAGCCGGACAATCTACGCCGGAGTGCTCAACGATAAGGAATTCGGCGGCGTCTTCCGGTCGCACGACGGCGGCCAGAGCTGGATGCAGTCCAGCGAAGGGCTCGAAGGGCGCGACGTCTTCGCCTTGCGGCAGGCCGAGGATGGTGCGCTGCTCGCCGGCACGAATTCGGGCGTTTTCATGTTGGACCGCGCCGCGCATAGCTGGCGGCCGGCCAGCGTCGCTATCACCGAGAAGATCGTCACGACTCCGGCGCGCAAGGGCGTCAAGGCGCGCACCACGAAGCAGACTTTGGTCACGGAGCTGCGCGCGCGCGTAGCCTCGATCGAGACCACCTCGAACAAGTGGTTCGCCGCGACTTCCGCGGGGCTGTTCAGCAGCACCGATCGCGGACAGAGCTGGTACGGCGGCCCGGTGCTGAGCAGCCAGAACTTCGTCTCCGTAGCGGTGCGCCGTAACATGGTCGCGGCCGCCACGGCGAGGAGCGTCGTGGTCTCCCTGGACAAAGGTTCCACCTGGTACGCCGCTAAGTTGCCGGCCTACGTGACGCAAGTCTCCGGCCTCGCCATCGATGGCGACTCCCACATGTGGCTGGCCGCGCGCGAAGGCGCATTCCGCAGCGACGACGGCGGCGACACCTGGGATCACGTGATGGCGGGCTTGCCGGCCAAGCACGTGTATTCCTTCGTCTCTGACGACGACGGATCCCGGCTGCTGGCCACCGCCGCTGGGCAGTCGTTCGAAAGCCGCGACGGCGGGCGCTCTTGGCACAGCTTCGGGGAGCTCGGATACTCGGTGCGCGCCCTGAGCTTGGGCTGGGGACGCGTGCTGGCCGCGACCGATTTCGACGGTGTCATTGCTCCGCCGGAGCCGGCGCGGGTGGTAGTCCGCGAAACCGGTGCGGGTGGCTCGAGCGAATAA
- a CDS encoding sigma-54 dependent transcriptional regulator — translation MPEIQEIRSDLLNLLIVDDERTVREGCREAAQSLAMTTFVAENIDLAFRVLDAQAIDVVLLDLPLGSGGLEVLQEVKRRRPEAEVIVMTSHATVQAAVQAMKLGAYDYVPKPFNLEELKLLLQRVGEHLRLTTENRVLREKVRSRLGFGNIIGHAPEMERLYRMIAKVARSTHPVLIIGESGTGKELVARSIHNSGPVRDKPFLPVDCGSLVPTLIESELFGYVRGAFTGAVRSKDGLLSVAEGGTVFLDEIAELPVDLQAKLLRALQEKEIRPVGSTRRIPINVRILAASNRNLEEAVEEGKFRKDLYFRLNVVALKLPPLRERKQDIPMLVSYFLEKMAGLGGKVRTLSDEALKLMLAYDWPGNVRELENALERASALSSGPLVQVCDLPTALQNCQAQPGLPISSGKIIPMAELEKQAILNSIAQLNGDKLMAARLLGIGKTTLYRKLKEYASRQ, via the coding sequence ATGCCGGAGATTCAGGAAATTCGAAGCGATCTGCTGAACCTGCTGATCGTAGATGACGAGCGAACGGTGCGCGAGGGTTGCCGGGAAGCCGCACAATCGCTCGCCATGACCACCTTCGTCGCCGAGAACATTGACCTTGCGTTCCGTGTTCTCGATGCCCAGGCCATCGATGTCGTGTTGCTCGATTTGCCCCTGGGTAGCGGTGGGTTGGAGGTGTTGCAGGAGGTGAAGCGGCGCCGCCCGGAAGCCGAGGTCATCGTCATGACCAGTCATGCGACGGTGCAGGCGGCGGTGCAGGCCATGAAGTTGGGCGCTTATGATTACGTGCCCAAGCCCTTCAACCTGGAAGAGCTCAAGCTTCTCCTGCAGCGCGTCGGCGAACACTTGCGCCTGACCACGGAGAACCGCGTGTTGCGGGAGAAAGTCAGGTCCCGCCTGGGGTTCGGGAACATCATCGGCCACGCACCGGAGATGGAGCGCCTGTACCGCATGATCGCCAAGGTGGCGCGCAGCACGCACCCGGTGCTGATCATTGGTGAGAGCGGCACGGGCAAGGAACTGGTGGCGCGCTCCATCCATAATTCAGGACCCGTCCGCGACAAGCCGTTTCTCCCGGTGGATTGCGGTTCTCTGGTGCCCACCCTGATCGAGAGCGAGCTGTTCGGGTATGTGCGCGGCGCCTTCACCGGCGCGGTACGATCCAAGGACGGGCTGCTTTCCGTGGCGGAAGGCGGGACGGTGTTCCTCGACGAAATCGCCGAGCTGCCCGTGGACCTGCAGGCGAAGCTGCTGCGTGCCCTGCAGGAGAAAGAGATCCGTCCGGTGGGCAGCACGCGGCGCATCCCCATCAACGTGCGCATCCTCGCGGCCAGCAACCGCAACCTAGAGGAGGCGGTGGAGGAAGGGAAGTTCCGCAAGGACCTGTATTTCCGCTTGAACGTGGTGGCACTCAAGCTGCCGCCATTGCGCGAGCGCAAGCAGGACATCCCCATGCTGGTGAGCTATTTCCTGGAAAAGATGGCCGGCCTGGGCGGAAAGGTGCGCACGCTCAGCGACGAGGCCCTGAAGCTGATGCTGGCCTACGACTGGCCGGGCAACGTGCGCGAACTGGAGAACGCGCTGGAGCGCGCCAGCGCGCTGAGCTCGGGACCGCTCGTCCAGGTCTGCGATCTGCCCACAGCCCTCCAGAACTGTCAGGCGCAGCCGGGGCTGCCCATCAGTTCCGGGAAGATCATCCCCATGGCTGAGCTGGAGAAGCAGGCGATCCTGAACAGCATTGCGCAGCTCAACGGTGACAAGCTGATGGCAGCGCGCCTGCTGGGCATCGGCAAGACCACGCTCTACCGCAAACTGAAGGAATACGCCTCCCGACAGTGA
- a CDS encoding carbohydrate binding family 9 domain-containing protein — MSPKKSQALPATAQHVYNSALLRTRSILGAVFFLLCLPLVAQEITIANQGKTIRVRKIAAKIHIDGKLDEPVWSQLTPITDFTQTNPDLGAPGSEKTEAFIFYDDEKIYFGFRCYDSEPQKMVHRYGAHDAFTNSDSVNILIDTFHDRRTGYFFSLNSRNSQYDATARESGQSGDFSSYYDSTWDGIWESATSIESWGWSAEVAIPFKSIRVSRAAQQIWGLNLGRDIVRKNENDWWAPVSRFDGTARPSKTGDLTGLEDIKVGRNLELIPFVSTKYRKAEWIPEYSGGSGNGGLDARYGLTQNLTLNLAVNPDFAETEADEFTSQISRFEIFFPEKRKFFTEGANYFSTPLGIFFTRRVGSLLLDGEPQRILEGGKLTGKTGPWTIGALEAVTQRTDFIDPGSGFHDLAPAALFGVLRVQRDIFQKSTIGFISATRLQNGVLRDSDNNVLSQSESTNGIDLNIVSGEHITWASQFVANQNATHPGFTGQHLGGISHFKYDSELWTFETTGKYLGRNFDIRSTGFEPEVDRWSGQADVVYKPFIGRYGIRQIFATLNYDEANGTRGELEDSGADADLRIQFKNFWNFETRYSYDRVRFFQFNPGFTHQLCPDNLACTRNYVTPFWQFILSTNQSRPYSASVGYTTSGLVQFDENFFGYQKRVDVSVNARIGEHNRLELTAVDARESLRNHTYFQDRRFLISRWTFQVTPKLRARVLAQYASDIHGHNLSLNSLVAYDFTARSALFVGYNRQRHTPLDPADLGNEVFLKLSYLFGF, encoded by the coding sequence ATGAGCCCAAAAAAAAGCCAGGCATTACCCGCGACAGCGCAGCACGTCTATAATTCCGCGTTGCTGCGAACCCGTTCCATCCTCGGCGCAGTCTTCTTTCTCCTCTGCCTGCCCCTCGTGGCGCAGGAAATCACCATTGCCAACCAGGGCAAGACCATCCGTGTGCGCAAGATCGCAGCCAAGATCCACATCGACGGCAAGCTCGACGAGCCCGTCTGGAGCCAGTTGACGCCCATCACCGATTTCACCCAGACCAATCCTGACCTGGGCGCCCCCGGCAGCGAAAAGACGGAGGCGTTCATCTTCTACGACGACGAGAAGATCTACTTCGGCTTCCGCTGTTACGACTCAGAACCGCAGAAGATGGTCCACCGCTACGGCGCCCACGACGCCTTTACGAACTCCGACTCGGTGAACATACTCATCGATACCTTCCACGACCGCCGCACCGGTTACTTTTTCTCGCTGAACTCGCGCAACAGCCAGTACGACGCCACCGCACGAGAATCGGGGCAGAGCGGCGACTTCAGCTCCTACTACGACTCCACCTGGGACGGGATCTGGGAGAGCGCAACCTCCATCGAATCCTGGGGCTGGTCGGCGGAGGTCGCGATTCCTTTCAAGTCCATCCGCGTATCGCGGGCAGCCCAGCAGATCTGGGGTCTGAACCTGGGCCGCGACATCGTGCGCAAGAACGAGAACGATTGGTGGGCGCCGGTGTCGCGCTTCGACGGCACTGCCCGGCCCTCGAAGACCGGCGACCTGACGGGCCTGGAAGACATCAAGGTGGGCCGCAATCTGGAGCTGATCCCCTTTGTCTCGACCAAGTACCGCAAAGCGGAGTGGATACCCGAGTACTCCGGCGGCAGCGGCAACGGCGGTCTGGACGCCCGGTACGGGCTGACCCAGAACCTCACCCTGAATCTCGCCGTCAACCCCGACTTCGCCGAGACGGAGGCCGACGAGTTCACCTCCCAGATCTCGCGCTTCGAAATCTTTTTCCCGGAGAAACGCAAGTTCTTTACCGAGGGCGCCAACTACTTTTCCACTCCGCTGGGCATCTTCTTCACGCGCCGCGTAGGTTCCCTCTTGCTCGACGGAGAACCGCAGCGCATCCTCGAAGGCGGCAAGCTCACCGGCAAGACCGGCCCGTGGACCATCGGGGCGCTGGAAGCCGTCACCCAGCGCACGGATTTCATTGACCCGGGATCGGGCTTCCACGACCTCGCGCCCGCGGCCTTATTCGGCGTACTGCGGGTGCAGCGCGACATCTTCCAGAAATCCACGATCGGCTTCATCTCCGCTACGCGGCTCCAGAACGGGGTGCTGCGCGACTCGGACAACAACGTGCTCAGCCAGAGCGAGTCCACCAATGGCATCGATCTGAACATCGTCTCCGGCGAGCACATCACCTGGGCGTCGCAGTTCGTGGCCAACCAGAACGCGACACACCCGGGCTTCACCGGCCAGCACCTGGGCGGCATCAGTCACTTCAAGTACGACTCCGAGCTGTGGACTTTCGAGACCACGGGGAAGTACCTGGGCCGCAACTTCGACATCCGCAGCACCGGGTTCGAGCCGGAGGTGGACCGCTGGTCGGGCCAGGCGGACGTCGTATACAAGCCCTTCATCGGCCGCTACGGGATCCGGCAGATCTTCGCCACCCTGAACTACGACGAGGCCAATGGCACCCGCGGCGAACTGGAGGATTCCGGCGCTGACGCCGACCTGCGCATCCAGTTCAAGAATTTCTGGAATTTTGAGACCCGCTACTCCTACGACCGAGTCCGATTTTTCCAATTCAATCCCGGCTTCACGCACCAGCTGTGCCCGGACAACCTTGCTTGTACCAGGAATTATGTGACCCCCTTCTGGCAGTTCATCTTGTCCACCAACCAGAGCCGCCCTTACAGTGCGAGCGTGGGCTACACGACCTCCGGCCTGGTGCAGTTCGACGAGAATTTCTTCGGCTACCAGAAACGTGTGGACGTTTCGGTGAACGCCCGGATCGGCGAGCATAATCGCCTGGAGTTGACTGCCGTGGACGCGCGCGAGTCCCTGCGGAACCACACCTACTTCCAGGACCGGCGATTCCTCATCTCCCGCTGGACCTTCCAGGTCACGCCGAAACTGCGCGCACGCGTCCTGGCGCAGTACGCCAGCGACATCCACGGCCACAACCTCAGTCTGAACTCGCTGGTCGCGTACGACTTCACGGCGCGCAGCGCTCTGTTCGTCGGTTACAACCGCCAGCGCCACACGCCGCTGGATCCTGCGGACCTCGGCAACGAAGTCTTCCTCAAACTGTCTTATCTGTTCGGTTTCTAG
- a CDS encoding CDGSH iron-sulfur domain-containing protein: MAVKITAKKNGPFRVEAAEGEAILLDYEGNQYDLTGKPAFSLCRCGHSSNKPFCDGTHAKVGFQADQTAPKKPA, encoded by the coding sequence ATGGCGGTCAAGATCACAGCCAAGAAGAACGGGCCTTTCCGCGTCGAAGCGGCCGAAGGCGAAGCTATCTTGCTCGACTACGAAGGCAACCAGTACGACCTGACGGGCAAGCCGGCGTTTTCCCTCTGCCGCTGCGGTCATTCCAGCAACAAGCCGTTCTGCGACGGCACTCACGCCAAGGTGGGATTCCAGGCGGACCAGACGGCGCCCAAGAAGCCGGCGTAG
- a CDS encoding DinB family protein: protein MEITTIQPFLDYFERVRERTMRLVKCIPPEKLEWSYREGKFTLGDLARHIAVVERYLFAESVNGGRNSYPGCGKELADGYENVLRFMERMHAESMEIFSRVKDEDLKRKVFAADGSTMSMWKMLRSMIEHEAHHRGEMYVYLGMLGVAVPPLYGMTSEQVREVALKNEASA from the coding sequence ATGGAAATCACGACCATCCAGCCGTTCTTAGACTACTTCGAGCGGGTGCGCGAGCGAACCATGCGCCTGGTGAAGTGCATCCCGCCGGAAAAACTTGAGTGGAGTTATCGCGAGGGCAAGTTCACGCTCGGCGACCTGGCGCGGCATATCGCTGTGGTCGAGCGCTACCTGTTCGCGGAGAGCGTCAACGGCGGGCGCAATAGCTATCCCGGCTGCGGGAAAGAGCTGGCCGACGGATACGAGAACGTGCTGCGCTTCATGGAGCGCATGCACGCCGAGTCCATGGAGATCTTTTCCCGGGTGAAAGATGAAGACCTGAAGCGCAAGGTGTTTGCCGCCGACGGCTCGACCATGAGCATGTGGAAGATGCTGCGCTCCATGATCGAGCACGAGGCGCACCACCGCGGCGAGATGTACGTGTATCTCGGGATGCTGGGCGTGGCGGTGCCGCCGCTCTACGGCATGACGTCGGAGCAGGTGCGCGAAGTGGCGTTGAAGAATGAAGCTTCGGCCTGA